Proteins from a single region of Belliella baltica DSM 15883:
- a CDS encoding sodium-translocating pyrophosphatase — translation MEQVFTYLVPVLGIIGLIVMAIKSAWVTKQETGEETMVELAGHIAKGAMAFLKAEWKVLFYFVVIAGIILGWSGTLVANSSWIIAISFVIGAFLSAFAGYLGMNIATKANVRTTQAAKTSLKKALEVSFTGGSVMGIGVAGLAVLGMGSLFIVFYNMFVISTGGDVNGDAMATALEVLAGFSLGAESIALFARVGGGIYTKAADVGADLVGKVEAGIPEDDVRNPATIADNVGDNVGDVAGMGADLFGSYVATILASMVLGREIVSNDNFGGIAPILLPLVIAGMGLIFSIVATSFVKISKETDSVQAALNKGNWISILLTVGASYFLIDYMLPEGELVLSRGGSISFTKMGVFGAVVIGLIVGFLMSIITEYYTSMGKRPVNSIIKQSSTGHATNIIGGLSVGMESTVLPILVLAGGIYGSFMAAGLYGVAIAAAGMMATTAMQLAIDAFGPIADNAGGIAEMSGLPKEVRERTDILDAVGNTTAAAGKGFAIASAALTALALFAAYVGLAGISSIDIYKADVLSGLFVGAMIPFIFSSLAIAAVGRAAMDMVNEVRRQFREIPGIMEYKAKPEYEKCVEISTKASIREMVAPGAIALLSPIIVGFVFGPEVLGGLLAGITVSGVLMGIFQNNAGGAWDNAKKSFEKGVMIDGVMQYKGSEAHKASVTGDTVGDPFKDTSGPSMNILIKLTSIVALVIAPHISETPHGTVSEVEKVEIKKEITYKDGKKIEKVEKIVIN, via the coding sequence ATGGAACAAGTATTTACTTACTTAGTCCCCGTCCTGGGGATCATCGGCCTTATTGTAATGGCTATCAAATCTGCATGGGTCACCAAGCAGGAAACTGGAGAAGAAACAATGGTTGAACTCGCTGGTCATATTGCCAAGGGTGCCATGGCATTTCTCAAAGCAGAATGGAAAGTACTTTTCTATTTTGTGGTGATAGCTGGAATTATCTTAGGCTGGTCTGGAACTTTAGTAGCCAACTCAAGCTGGATCATCGCCATATCTTTTGTAATTGGCGCTTTTTTATCAGCTTTTGCAGGATATCTTGGAATGAACATAGCTACTAAAGCCAATGTAAGAACAACTCAAGCTGCGAAAACTAGCTTAAAAAAGGCCTTAGAAGTTTCTTTTACAGGAGGATCCGTGATGGGAATCGGTGTAGCAGGTTTAGCAGTTCTTGGTATGGGCTCTCTTTTTATCGTTTTCTATAACATGTTTGTCATTTCTACAGGTGGTGATGTCAATGGAGATGCCATGGCAACAGCTTTGGAAGTTTTGGCTGGTTTTTCTTTAGGTGCAGAGTCTATCGCTCTCTTTGCTAGAGTGGGAGGAGGTATCTATACCAAAGCGGCAGATGTAGGAGCTGACTTAGTAGGTAAAGTGGAAGCAGGAATTCCAGAAGATGACGTGAGAAACCCAGCGACAATCGCAGATAATGTGGGTGATAATGTAGGTGATGTAGCCGGTATGGGCGCCGATCTTTTTGGCTCTTACGTCGCTACTATCTTGGCTTCTATGGTTCTTGGAAGAGAAATTGTATCTAATGATAATTTCGGTGGAATCGCACCAATTCTACTTCCATTGGTAATTGCTGGTATGGGATTGATCTTTTCCATTGTTGCAACATCCTTTGTGAAAATTTCTAAGGAAACAGATAGTGTTCAAGCAGCTTTAAACAAAGGGAACTGGATATCTATTCTTTTGACTGTAGGTGCTTCTTATTTCTTGATCGATTATATGTTGCCTGAAGGTGAATTGGTCCTTTCAAGAGGAGGATCTATCTCATTTACTAAAATGGGTGTTTTTGGTGCCGTTGTCATCGGCTTGATTGTAGGATTTTTAATGAGTATTATCACAGAATACTACACTTCAATGGGTAAACGCCCAGTGAACTCTATCATCAAACAATCATCGACTGGACACGCTACCAATATCATCGGTGGACTTTCTGTAGGTATGGAATCTACTGTTTTACCAATATTAGTTTTAGCAGGAGGTATTTATGGATCATTTATGGCAGCAGGTCTCTATGGAGTTGCAATAGCTGCCGCAGGGATGATGGCGACCACTGCCATGCAATTAGCCATTGATGCTTTCGGTCCTATAGCCGATAATGCTGGAGGTATTGCAGAAATGTCAGGATTACCAAAAGAAGTTAGAGAAAGAACAGACATACTTGATGCAGTTGGAAATACAACAGCCGCTGCAGGAAAGGGCTTTGCAATTGCTTCAGCTGCTTTGACAGCTTTAGCATTGTTTGCGGCTTATGTTGGTCTTGCTGGAATCAGTTCTATCGATATCTATAAAGCTGATGTACTTTCCGGACTTTTCGTAGGAGCTATGATTCCATTTATTTTCTCTTCACTTGCGATTGCAGCCGTAGGAAGAGCAGCAATGGATATGGTAAATGAAGTGCGAAGACAGTTCAGAGAGATTCCTGGAATTATGGAGTACAAAGCCAAGCCTGAATATGAAAAGTGCGTTGAAATTTCTACCAAAGCTTCTATAAGAGAAATGGTGGCACCTGGAGCAATAGCACTTCTATCACCGATTATTGTAGGGTTTGTTTTCGGTCCTGAAGTTTTGGGCGGTTTATTAGCAGGAATTACCGTTTCAGGTGTTTTGATGGGAATTTTCCAAAATAATGCTGGCGGTGCATGGGACAATGCTAAAAAATCCTTTGAAAAAGGAGTAATGATTGATGGTGTGATGCAATACAAAGGTTCGGAGGCACATAAAGCTTCTGTAACAGGTGATACGGTAGGTGACCCATTCAAAGATACTTCTGGCCCATCGATGAATATTTTGATCAAGCTAACTTCCATTGTGGCACTTGTTATCGCCCCTCATATTTCTGAAACACCACATGGTACAGTATCAGAAGTTGAAAAAGTAGAAATCAAAAAAGAAATCACTTATAAGGATGGTAAGAAGATTGAAAAAGTAGAGAAGATAGTAATCAATTGA
- a CDS encoding response regulator, with protein MNNINEFEAILLVDDDPVINMLNSKFLRRTGFLHKIWKFESGEEAFNYLSQILEQQKELTNKNPVLVLLDLNMPIYNGWDFLKNFENLNEHIKSHFRIVVLSSSCDGRDIDRANLDKNVHGYIIKPFSIESIDAIEKFFTYS; from the coding sequence ATGAATAACATCAACGAGTTTGAAGCTATATTGCTAGTAGATGATGATCCTGTTATCAATATGCTGAACTCTAAATTTCTCAGAAGAACAGGCTTTTTACATAAAATATGGAAATTTGAAAGTGGGGAAGAAGCTTTCAATTACCTCAGTCAAATTTTAGAACAACAAAAAGAACTTACAAACAAAAACCCTGTCTTGGTGCTTCTCGACCTGAATATGCCAATATATAATGGATGGGACTTCTTAAAAAACTTCGAAAACCTCAACGAGCATATCAAAAGCCATTTTAGAATTGTCGTACTTTCTAGCTCCTGCGATGGCAGAGATATAGATAGAGCCAACCTTGACAAAAATGTGCATGGATACATCATCAAGCCCTTTTCCATTGAGTCCATCGACGCCATAGAAAAATTCTTCACCTACTCCTAA
- a CDS encoding GNAT family N-acetyltransferase — MKFRKAISSDIPLIINLLKISLGEQRMPKTMAFWNWKHIENPFGESLLLLAESNNQIIGLRAFMKWEWEDQNRTWKALRAVDTAIHPDYQGKGIFTKLTRTLLLQAAEENYDFIYNTPNKNSLPGYLKMGWQKLGHLPIQVQLNLNFKNSKVPLPKATDANTFINICKKVKNRKNTRLSTNNHLNFLIWRYLYCPQFNYQFLTDENTYLLIFRIKETAFGREFRILDILTLSENKKINFILLNKEIRKIQLKYGIVYSSFMKSKRISLPKFFTLPFSAFLPLMTLRKVSDNTDLPYQLLDINNWDFTLGDMELF, encoded by the coding sequence ATGAAATTCAGAAAAGCTATAAGTTCCGATATTCCATTAATCATTAACCTCCTGAAAATCTCTCTAGGCGAACAAAGAATGCCTAAAACCATGGCTTTTTGGAATTGGAAGCACATAGAGAATCCTTTCGGTGAATCTTTACTTTTACTAGCAGAGTCAAATAACCAAATTATCGGCTTAAGAGCATTTATGAAGTGGGAGTGGGAAGATCAGAATAGAACTTGGAAAGCGTTGCGAGCAGTTGATACAGCTATACATCCTGATTATCAAGGAAAAGGGATTTTTACCAAATTAACAAGAACACTGCTTTTGCAAGCTGCTGAAGAAAATTATGATTTTATTTACAATACGCCCAATAAAAATAGCTTACCAGGTTACCTTAAAATGGGTTGGCAAAAATTAGGTCACCTTCCAATACAAGTTCAGTTGAATTTAAATTTTAAAAACTCAAAGGTACCACTTCCAAAAGCGACGGATGCAAATACATTCATAAATATCTGTAAAAAAGTAAAAAATCGAAAGAATACTAGATTGTCAACAAATAATCATTTGAATTTTTTAATTTGGAGATACCTGTATTGCCCTCAATTTAACTATCAATTTTTGACAGATGAAAATACCTATCTTCTGATTTTTAGAATTAAAGAGACTGCGTTTGGTAGGGAATTTAGAATTTTAGATATTTTGACCCTTTCAGAAAACAAAAAGATTAATTTCATTTTATTAAATAAAGAAATTAGGAAGATCCAATTAAAATATGGGATTGTTTATTCAAGTTTTATGAAATCAAAGAGAATCTCTTTACCCAAGTTTTTTACTCTACCATTTTCAGCGTTTCTACCATTAATGACATTAAGAAAAGTTTCTGATAATACAGACTTACCTTATCAATTACTAGATATAAATAATTGGGATTTTACTCTGGGTGATATGGAACTATTTTAA
- a CDS encoding polysaccharide deacetylase family protein, which produces MNQLDTGAWIISLDFELLWGIFDKPDNKVNTPYFSNTRELVPRMLDSFARHYIEATWATVGMLFAENKEEWESFLPKIKPSYRNKEYSAYEWVKKHGLQNEYHFAPDLIKKIIDTPGQELGSHSFAHYYTLMRGQTPSQFRNDLQAAQRIAKHKFQINLSSLVFPRNHINLQYLKICKEEGFSQVRSNPKDWFWQETQHERVIKRIYRTADCFVSLGGCSSFGEDEIYQETENYPLEIPASRLLRPYYQKSNLINKWRLQRVMNEMTSAAKQKKIYHLWWHPHNFANNPKASLNELEILINHYKNLKETYGMKSFSMQSLANALNAPTFKSM; this is translated from the coding sequence ATGAATCAGTTAGATACAGGTGCCTGGATAATTTCACTAGACTTCGAACTCCTTTGGGGGATTTTTGATAAACCTGATAATAAGGTAAATACTCCTTATTTCAGCAATACTAGAGAACTAGTGCCCCGCATGTTAGATAGCTTTGCCCGTCATTATATAGAAGCAACTTGGGCAACAGTCGGGATGCTATTTGCAGAAAATAAAGAAGAATGGGAATCTTTCTTACCCAAAATCAAGCCTTCTTATCGAAATAAAGAATATTCTGCTTATGAATGGGTGAAAAAACATGGTCTTCAAAATGAATATCATTTCGCCCCTGATTTGATTAAGAAAATAATTGATACACCAGGTCAAGAGCTAGGAAGCCATAGCTTTGCTCATTACTACACTTTAATGCGGGGACAAACACCCTCTCAGTTTAGAAATGACCTTCAAGCAGCACAACGAATCGCAAAACATAAATTTCAAATCAATTTAAGTTCATTGGTTTTTCCAAGAAATCATATCAATCTGCAATATTTGAAAATATGTAAAGAAGAAGGGTTCTCACAAGTAAGAAGTAACCCAAAAGATTGGTTTTGGCAAGAAACGCAACACGAAAGAGTCATCAAAAGAATATACCGAACGGCTGATTGCTTTGTAAGCCTTGGAGGTTGTTCTTCTTTTGGTGAAGATGAAATCTACCAAGAAACAGAAAATTACCCTCTTGAAATTCCAGCATCTAGACTCTTAAGACCTTACTATCAAAAAAGTAATCTGATTAATAAATGGAGACTTCAAAGGGTTATGAATGAAATGACTAGCGCTGCTAAACAAAAAAAAATCTATCACCTATGGTGGCATCCTCACAATTTTGCGAATAATCCCAAAGCCTCACTCAATGAATTGGAAATATTAATAAATCATTACAAAAACCTAAAAGAAACTTATGGCATGAAATCTTTTTCCATGCAAAGTCTTGCCAATGCATTAAATGCACCAACTTTCAAATCAATGTAA
- a CDS encoding GAF domain-containing sensor histidine kinase has translation MKALQNPIPENEFERILQLSEFDFDYTDLDKQFKDLTKLAAKVAGTDISLINLIDSFTQWSVSAHGFPTMQLPREDSVCQYTIMGSDNFEIKDLSKDERFLDKFFVKDDPNLRYYFGVPLTTPEGNNLGALCVLDTEVRSLSQEKIELLRIIADEIVNRFKILKAVQDLKGKMNEIKENQKKVAHDIRGPIGGIIGLAKVIQDQGNKNQLDEVLEFINLIQRSGSSVLELADEILSQDYTKAETDKVQINHAVEFSLETLKEKLLDMYSVQAVQKNVKFTVINNDGKDHVPFPKNKLLQIVGNLVSNAIKFTPENGAVHVALDLQEDEADKELIIIVEDTGVGMNHDKINEVLHGSANSTLGTGGEKGFGFGLALVKHLIDKINGTISIDSYQNEGTKFTVKLPV, from the coding sequence ATGAAAGCTTTACAGAACCCAATACCAGAAAATGAATTTGAAAGAATACTCCAATTGAGCGAGTTTGATTTCGACTATACAGATTTAGACAAACAATTTAAAGACCTCACAAAGCTTGCTGCAAAAGTAGCTGGAACAGATATTTCTTTAATAAACTTAATTGACTCATTTACCCAATGGTCCGTGTCTGCACATGGATTTCCTACCATGCAATTGCCGCGTGAAGATTCCGTGTGTCAATATACAATCATGGGAAGTGACAATTTTGAAATCAAAGATCTTTCAAAGGATGAAAGGTTTTTAGATAAGTTTTTTGTTAAAGATGATCCAAATCTTAGGTATTATTTCGGTGTTCCTTTGACTACTCCAGAAGGGAATAACTTAGGCGCACTGTGTGTATTGGATACAGAAGTGAGATCTCTGTCTCAAGAGAAAATAGAATTACTTCGAATTATTGCAGACGAAATAGTAAATCGATTTAAGATCCTCAAAGCCGTTCAAGATCTCAAAGGGAAAATGAATGAAATCAAGGAAAATCAAAAAAAGGTAGCCCATGATATAAGAGGACCAATTGGAGGGATTATTGGATTAGCTAAAGTGATTCAAGATCAAGGCAACAAAAATCAGTTGGATGAGGTCCTTGAGTTTATCAACTTGATACAAAGAAGTGGTAGTTCAGTCCTTGAATTGGCTGATGAAATATTATCTCAAGATTATACAAAAGCTGAAACTGATAAAGTTCAAATCAACCATGCAGTTGAATTCAGCTTAGAAACCTTAAAAGAAAAACTGCTTGATATGTACAGTGTGCAAGCAGTTCAAAAGAATGTAAAATTCACTGTAATCAACAATGATGGAAAAGATCATGTACCTTTCCCAAAGAATAAGTTGCTTCAAATAGTTGGGAACTTGGTCTCCAATGCCATAAAATTCACTCCTGAAAATGGTGCTGTACATGTGGCTCTTGATCTACAAGAGGATGAAGCGGACAAGGAATTGATCATCATTGTAGAAGATACAGGAGTAGGAATGAATCATGATAAAATCAATGAAGTACTCCATGGAAGTGCCAACTCAACTCTTGGAACAGGTGGTGAGAAAGGTTTTGGTTTTGGTTTAGCTCTTGTAAAGCACCTTATTGACAAAATCAATGGAACGATATCAATTGACTCTTATCAAAATGAAGGAACAAAATTCACTGTGAAGTTACCTGTCTAA
- a CDS encoding glycoside hydrolase family 10 protein gives MYSRYSNFLLLSAIFTIATSCSTSKKIVSQPSPNPSIKITSPQPENISLPESKKAENFYTLSEITLNQEKREFRGVWIATVANIDWPKSGSDNWEKQKSDFIAILDYYEQLNFNAIILQVRAAGDAFYPSKYAPWSKYLTGQEGTKPNTEEDPLSWMILQTHLRGMEFHAWFNPYRATFDLNTDKLSPNHDFFKHPDWMVKYGTKYYYNPGIPEVKEKLTNIINEVVLNYDIDAIHFDDYFYPYKLEKQIFQDEHTFRKYRQNGQQLEDWRRQNVNNLVEAVSQTIKSNKPWVQFGISPFGVWRNIDKDRKGSNTKAGVTNYDELYADPLTWMKNKWIDYLIPQIYWSMDFNLAAHRELVSWWAKTSFDTKIYVGNSAYKIRDNFDVAWNDPNEIGKQVAYAKSVQGIQGNAFFSAQSLYSKNRDVASELKNKHYQTKILSPKFEPSINPVSLKNTQVELVKIGGDLQLFFPNSIDPMFRFAMIYSGSDIDQIKNKSQIANFQKIFLNERTKNSITLQSTAATSKYIVISFLDRYGRETVAKVFEMKQ, from the coding sequence ATGTATTCTCGATATTCCAACTTTCTCCTTCTCTCTGCCATATTTACCATTGCCACCTCATGTTCAACCTCCAAGAAAATAGTCTCCCAACCCTCACCAAACCCATCAATTAAAATTACTTCACCGCAACCTGAAAACATCAGCTTACCGGAGTCTAAAAAAGCAGAAAACTTTTATACCTTATCCGAAATTACCCTCAACCAAGAAAAAAGAGAATTTCGCGGTGTTTGGATCGCCACTGTTGCCAATATCGATTGGCCAAAATCAGGTAGCGACAACTGGGAAAAACAAAAATCTGATTTTATCGCAATTCTCGATTATTACGAGCAACTCAATTTCAACGCAATCATTCTTCAAGTCCGTGCCGCAGGTGATGCTTTTTACCCATCTAAATATGCCCCCTGGTCCAAATACCTCACAGGGCAGGAGGGAACTAAACCCAATACAGAAGAAGATCCACTTTCTTGGATGATCCTGCAAACACATTTGAGAGGTATGGAATTCCATGCTTGGTTCAACCCTTATAGAGCAACTTTTGATTTAAATACGGATAAACTAAGTCCCAACCATGACTTTTTTAAACACCCAGACTGGATGGTCAAGTATGGAACCAAATATTATTATAATCCAGGAATCCCAGAGGTAAAAGAAAAACTCACCAATATCATCAATGAAGTAGTCCTCAATTATGACATCGATGCCATCCATTTCGATGACTATTTTTATCCCTATAAGTTGGAGAAACAAATTTTTCAAGATGAACATACTTTCAGAAAATACAGGCAAAATGGGCAACAACTGGAAGATTGGCGCAGGCAAAATGTCAATAACCTTGTTGAGGCTGTATCTCAAACAATCAAATCCAATAAACCTTGGGTTCAATTTGGAATAAGTCCATTTGGTGTTTGGAGAAATATCGACAAAGATCGCAAAGGCTCCAATACCAAAGCAGGGGTGACCAATTACGACGAACTCTATGCAGATCCTTTGACGTGGATGAAAAATAAATGGATCGATTATCTCATCCCTCAAATCTACTGGAGCATGGACTTCAACTTAGCTGCTCATCGAGAACTTGTGTCTTGGTGGGCTAAAACTAGCTTTGATACAAAAATATATGTGGGAAATAGCGCCTACAAAATCAGAGATAACTTTGATGTAGCTTGGAATGACCCCAATGAAATTGGCAAACAAGTCGCTTATGCCAAATCAGTTCAAGGCATACAGGGCAATGCATTCTTCTCTGCCCAATCTTTATACAGCAAAAATAGAGATGTGGCTAGCGAGCTCAAAAACAAACATTACCAAACAAAAATCCTAAGTCCCAAATTTGAACCTAGTATCAATCCTGTTTCCTTGAAAAACACACAAGTAGAGTTGGTGAAAATAGGCGGTGACCTTCAACTCTTTTTCCCAAATTCAATTGATCCCATGTTTAGATTTGCGATGATCTACAGTGGAAGTGATATTGATCAAATTAAGAACAAATCCCAAATAGCCAATTTTCAAAAAATATTTCTTAACGAACGAACCAAAAATAGCATCACCTTACAATCAACTGCCGCTACATCTAAGTACATAGTCATTTCTTTCCTTGACCGCTATGGTCGAGAGACAGTAGCCAAAGTATTTGAAATGAAGCAATGA
- a CDS encoding glycosyltransferase — protein sequence MNSKVKVLHLIKSLGRGGAEKLIPETAKLHDLQRFEFYCIYFYHQENNIVEELRAAGIRVFLFPSSNLGIFRQINKVKNFIKIENIDIIHAHLPWAGVLARLVGRKIKIPIVYTEHNTWDRYNKVSYWFNKLTFKKQDVAIAVSNEVALSMELNMMISPLKRKGRLKVKNILNGVNTDFFKKDEAAGEAIRAELGIPQNAFVIGKVAVFRSQKRLWIWVQQALQILQIEPKVHFLLVGDGDWREKILKQMKESNYASNFHWVGVQKEVIPFLSTMNLYMSSSEFEGLPVAMLEAMSCQIPVVATRAGGIGEAVTHGLEGMLCEVDEYEKLSNLCLRIIQVPELHQALSLNARLRVEKEFSMKKMVSEIEEVYNNLV from the coding sequence ATGAACTCGAAAGTAAAAGTCCTGCATCTTATAAAGTCTCTTGGTAGAGGTGGTGCAGAAAAACTTATACCGGAAACTGCCAAACTACACGACCTTCAAAGGTTTGAATTTTATTGTATCTATTTCTATCATCAAGAAAATAATATTGTTGAAGAACTAAGAGCAGCAGGAATCCGCGTATTCTTATTCCCTTCATCAAACCTTGGTATTTTTAGACAAATCAATAAGGTGAAAAATTTTATTAAAATTGAAAATATTGATATCATTCACGCTCATTTACCTTGGGCAGGTGTATTAGCAAGGCTTGTAGGCAGAAAAATAAAGATACCGATAGTTTATACAGAACATAACACTTGGGATAGATATAATAAAGTCTCCTATTGGTTTAATAAGCTTACTTTCAAAAAACAGGATGTAGCTATTGCCGTCTCTAATGAAGTAGCACTTTCAATGGAGTTAAATATGATGATTTCTCCTCTAAAGCGCAAAGGAAGACTGAAAGTTAAAAACATCCTCAATGGAGTAAATACTGATTTTTTTAAAAAAGATGAAGCAGCTGGAGAAGCAATCAGGGCAGAACTTGGAATTCCTCAAAATGCTTTTGTAATAGGAAAAGTGGCAGTGTTTAGATCTCAAAAAAGGCTTTGGATATGGGTCCAACAAGCTCTGCAAATTCTTCAAATTGAGCCTAAAGTTCATTTTCTACTTGTAGGAGATGGAGATTGGAGAGAAAAAATCCTCAAACAAATGAAGGAATCAAATTATGCGTCAAATTTTCATTGGGTTGGTGTCCAAAAAGAAGTGATACCTTTCCTCTCAACCATGAACTTATATATGAGTAGTTCTGAGTTTGAAGGCCTACCCGTTGCAATGCTTGAAGCCATGTCTTGCCAAATTCCAGTTGTCGCTACAAGGGCAGGTGGAATAGGAGAAGCAGTTACACATGGCTTAGAAGGTATGCTTTGTGAAGTAGATGAATACGAAAAGCTATCTAATTTATGCTTAAGAATCATTCAAGTACCTGAATTGCACCAAGCACTTTCCCTCAATGCAAGGCTAAGAGTAGAAAAAGAGTTCTCAATGAAAAAAATGGTGTCAGAAATTGAAGAAGTTTATAATAACTTAGTATAA
- a CDS encoding ABC transporter permease — protein MDTDKVKIIEPTSGWQLVDFKELWRYKDLLYFLTLRGIKARYAQSIMGVSWAIIQPLFTTIVFTIVFGSLAKVDSDGMPYILFSYLALWPWNYFSGTLTESANSLVQNANMITKVYFPRMVLPLASILSKLLDFLIAFIVVIGLLIYFNVVPGWGLLFLPLLILQLLLTSLGIGMFLSALAVKYRDVKHALSFLVQLLLYAAPVVYSTTAVPEQYQKLYILNPMVGVIEGFRAAFLNRPMPWDWIWPGSIVAVIVFIFGMFYFRRMERIFADVA, from the coding sequence TTGGATACAGATAAAGTAAAAATTATTGAACCGACTTCCGGTTGGCAACTTGTAGATTTTAAAGAACTTTGGCGCTACAAAGACCTTCTCTATTTCCTAACACTGCGAGGAATTAAAGCAAGATATGCTCAATCTATCATGGGAGTTTCTTGGGCTATTATTCAGCCTCTTTTTACTACAATCGTTTTTACAATCGTTTTTGGTAGCTTAGCCAAAGTTGATTCTGATGGAATGCCCTACATTCTATTTTCCTACTTAGCACTTTGGCCTTGGAATTATTTCTCTGGAACTCTAACTGAATCCGCGAATAGCTTGGTGCAAAATGCAAATATGATAACCAAAGTTTATTTTCCTAGAATGGTACTCCCACTTGCATCAATCTTATCTAAATTATTAGATTTTCTAATTGCCTTCATTGTTGTAATTGGTCTTTTAATATATTTCAATGTAGTACCAGGATGGGGCTTGCTCTTTTTACCACTTTTGATCCTCCAATTGTTATTGACCTCCTTAGGTATAGGTATGTTTTTGTCTGCCCTTGCTGTAAAATATAGAGATGTCAAGCACGCCTTAAGTTTTCTTGTGCAATTGTTACTATATGCTGCACCTGTAGTTTACAGTACAACAGCAGTCCCTGAACAATATCAAAAATTGTATATTCTAAATCCTATGGTTGGTGTAATCGAAGGTTTTCGAGCTGCTTTTTTAAATCGGCCAATGCCTTGGGATTGGATTTGGCCGGGATCAATTGTAGCTGTTATAGTCTTTATATTTGGCATGTTCTATTTCCGAAGAATGGAGAGGATTTTTGCTGATGTAGCCTAA
- a CDS encoding geranylgeranyl reductase family protein encodes MKSFSKINTFLSFDMKHYDVVVVGSGPAGGMAAYEASKAGLSVAILEKESLPRYKTCGGGLVFRGRDMLPFDISNVIEKEYNDLYIYFDHLDQPLFAHRTYPVVTMVMRDKFDQLIIENAKSFGATLLENHTLKGLEFGDKLTLKTSQGDISATYVIAADGVLGPTAKFAGWTETRQLIPALEYEVEVPQDVYERLAKEARFDIDVIPKGYGWCFPKKNHLSIGVGTFKKRKINLREHYYAYLKILGIDDVLSEQAHGFQVPISPRKDGFVKNNVFLTGDSAGFADPLTAEGITNSLYSGGLAAQAISQHFNDPAQAEAKYLEDLNLRLLPELKFAGYLAHLFYNQKTIRNYLMKSNGQRYCDKITDVYTGHLELNKDIKDRIIKNLGLSFLLK; translated from the coding sequence ATGAAATCTTTTTCCAAAATCAATACTTTTCTATCTTTCGACATGAAACATTATGATGTGGTGGTAGTCGGTTCAGGACCGGCGGGTGGCATGGCAGCCTATGAAGCCTCAAAGGCGGGTTTGAGCGTCGCGATCTTAGAAAAAGAAAGTTTGCCTAGATATAAAACCTGTGGTGGTGGCTTGGTTTTTCGTGGAAGAGACATGCTGCCATTTGATATTTCAAACGTGATTGAAAAGGAGTATAATGATCTTTACATCTATTTTGACCATTTAGACCAACCACTTTTTGCTCATAGAACATATCCTGTGGTGACGATGGTCATGAGAGATAAATTTGACCAATTGATAATAGAAAATGCCAAGTCTTTTGGGGCAACTCTTTTGGAGAATCATACTTTAAAAGGATTAGAATTTGGAGATAAGCTTACTTTAAAAACTTCCCAAGGTGACATTTCAGCCACTTATGTCATCGCAGCAGATGGGGTTTTGGGTCCTACGGCAAAGTTTGCAGGTTGGACAGAAACACGTCAACTGATTCCTGCCTTAGAGTATGAAGTGGAAGTTCCTCAAGATGTATACGAGCGACTAGCCAAAGAAGCAAGATTTGATATCGATGTTATTCCTAAAGGATACGGATGGTGTTTTCCAAAGAAAAACCACCTATCAATCGGTGTGGGGACTTTTAAAAAAAGAAAAATCAATTTGAGAGAACATTACTATGCTTACCTCAAAATTTTAGGAATTGATGACGTGCTTTCTGAACAAGCGCATGGATTCCAAGTTCCTATTTCTCCTCGAAAAGATGGTTTCGTAAAAAATAATGTTTTCTTGACTGGTGATTCAGCTGGTTTTGCAGATCCTTTGACTGCGGAAGGCATTACAAATTCACTCTACTCAGGAGGACTCGCAGCTCAAGCAATATCGCAGCATTTCAACGACCCTGCACAAGCGGAAGCTAAATACTTAGAAGATTTAAACCTTAGACTCTTACCTGAATTGAAATTCGCGGGCTATTTGGCACATCTTTTTTATAATCAAAAGACAATTAGAAATTATTTAATGAAATCGAATGGTCAGCGCTATTGCGATAAAATTACCGATGTCTACACAGGCCATTTGGAATTAAATAAGGATATAAAAGATAGAATAATAAAGAATCTTGGATTAAGTTTCTTATTGAAATAA